The Diceros bicornis minor isolate mBicDic1 chromosome 28, mDicBic1.mat.cur, whole genome shotgun sequence genomic sequence accatgaacaaaatgcaaagataacccatcaactgggagaaaatatttgcaaatcacatgtcttacaaggggttaattttcaaaataagtaaagaactcatacaactcaacaacaacaacaaaatgaacaacCCGGTCAAAAAATGGTCATAGGATACgaatagacttttttttaaagaagatatacagatggccaggaggcacatgaaaagatgttcaatctcactaattattaggaaaatgcaaatcaaaattacaatgagatatcacctcacatctgtcagaatggctgtaattaacaagacaggaaataacaagccttggagaggatgtggggaaaagaaaactctcatacgctgctggtaggaatgcaaagcagtgcagtcactatggaaaacagtatggagatttctcaaaaaattaaacatgaaataccatatgatcccgtaatcccactcctgggtatttatccaaagaacatgaaatcaataattcaaagagatttgtgtctccctatgttcatcacagcattattcacaatagccaagatgtggaagcaacccaggtgcccatcaatggaggaatggataatgaagatgtggtatatatacacaatggaatactactcaccaataaaaaagacaaaattttgccatttgcaacaacatggatggaccttgagggtgttattaAGCTAACTaaagaagtcagagaaagacaaatatacgATTTCAGCCACAtgaggaagataaacaaacacatggataaggagaacagattagtggttaccagaggaagagggggtgggaagagggagaTAGGGATAAAAGTTCACATAAATATGGTGATGTATAAAAACTAGAACAATGAtgatgaacacgatgcagtctatacagaaactgaaatataaaattGTGCATCTGagatttacataatgttataagccaatatgacctcaataaaaaaatatgacaaGGTAGGCTGCTCAAAAGCTTTCTGAACAGGGAGGATTTCCCTGTATCAGTGTTGTTCAGAGCCACCCTGATCCGACCTGAATTAGAACAGAGGTCAATTTGTAACTCCCACAAAAATATGTAGCTGACCCATGAATCACGCCTAAGATGTTTTCCCTTTATTTGGTTGCAGAGAACCTCTCATGAGGTCACAGGTGTGAGCTGAGGGAGagatatcaatgaaacaaagttAGATGATATGAGGGTCCAGGCCACCTGTTTCTGAAATTTATTGTTGCTCTCTACACCTACTAAGTCATAGTGCCTAATTTGCTGTTGTGCCTACCTGACCTTATGACTTTTTGCCTGGCAATACTCAGCTTCAGTCGCCTGATGTCCCATGGTTAGGCACTCAGTCTCTACTAAGGCCCAGTAGCTGACTCCAGAAACGTGGCATTCCAACTCTTCTAATGGAGTTCGCCAGAGGTTCCACGTGGTGCCATTATCTATCATGGATACTTCCAGCACCATGGGTCCTGCCAATTTAAATGATCCAATTAGCAGGATCCCTTGAACCACAACCTGAATCAGCTGCAGAGCCCTCTGTTGCTCTAGATCCTACTTAAAACCGAGTCTAAGTCATTTGGCAATTGATCAGAACAGCTTTGCAGGTGTGGTAAGTGCTGTCACCAAAATCGGAAGAGGCCTACCAAGTTCAATGAAAGGTATAATAACATGTCCTTTGCTTTCCAGTTAGAATCCTCTCTTGCATCTTTCCCATTGTAAGCTCCTCTGTGACTCTCTAACCCACGCTGCCTGCCACAAGTCTTTCTTCTGTCTACAGCATGTCAGATCTTAATACAAGGTGTCTCCATCCTGACTCACTGTATTTCAATCTATGCAAACTCACCACCCATACCATTGTCTGTGCCTTGTAGTCTGCCATCCTGACTCACTGTATTTCAATCTGTGCAAACTCACCACCCATACCATTGTCTGTGCCTTGTAGTCTGCCTATCTGTACTGCTTGCTTACATGGCTTCCTGTATCCGTTATCTGAGCTCCCTATGTCCTCTATCCAAGTTTTTGTCTGTTTGGTCTACCTacttgaccccccccccccatggAATTTCCTTTCCTGGTGCACCAAGTGTCTGCTGTGTCCTTCCCAGGGAATCCAATGCCTATAACCAATCTAGCTTATGGCCCACTTTGAGTTGGCTAAGCTACTACTGGCCAATATTCTGGTAACTTCTCTGGCTTTTGCTTAGAATGTTAACCATGGGACATGTACTGGAATTCAACAATTCTGAGTTGACAGAGTTTTCTGAGTCCCTCTGTTCTGAGGTACATGAAGTTGTAGCATTAATACAGGGTCATCCCACATAGAAAGAAGCTGCCCAGGTATAGGCCTCACTATATCTAGCACCTCTTAAACTCAGATATCAAAAAGAccaaaataaactctcaaagattATTATCTCAAGCTATAAATACTTTTTGTCCTATATATCTCACCTCTAAGAATCACAAATGCCACAATAAATGATCATTTTATTCAAAAGGTCAATTTCAAATAATATGAAGCTTTTcaattttgagtcaatttttctGGATGTATGTGtcaacttttttttctatttgcaagtttattttctttgttggttCTTTTTGGTCTAttttcccccttccctccctcctctcatcccttccttcttccctccctccttcccttccttccctccttggttccttccttccttccttcctttcttttctttcttccttgaaaACTATTCTTATTTCATGTAACCAAACCTAAGTTTCTCAAGAAAGCAATAAAACCTCCAAAACATTGATTATCCCTGCCTCTTCCCACATTGAATTTCATAATGATTACCAGAGAAAAGAAACACAACGTCATTTCCTTTCAGTTATCTGGTGGGTAGGGCCTAATAAGATCCATTAAATGGGATATGCTTCTACCTTAATTCTCAGACACCATTCAGTCATTTGGCTTTATATTTGGACCTGTTTGGAACCAGTAATTCTTGTCTTTAAATCTTTCTGGAGTTTTTCTTATGCCAAAGTGTGATTATGGCTGGGAAAGCAGAGCCTGGAACAGAAGGCAGACTGAGGGTGCCTTGAGATCCTTTCTCTGTGGGCTTAATCTCTATGGTTCCCTGCACAAACAGCCCTCCCATAGGACATCTTTTCTAGAGGAATCAAGGAGAAAATTTGGCCTTTAATCCAAGTTTGATGGATGTCTTtaactgaaaattataaattctGCTCCCTACCCCCTAGGGTGTTTCTCCTTGGCTAGTTATACTCTTCACTTCATAGATCTGGGGCCGGTAGACAAGAGTGAGAGTCTGAGcttgtagattttctttttgatGCCCAGGAAACGTCTAGGACCTTGGAAGCTGATACTTAGGTCCCTTAAAGAGAGTCTCAGGACACCTTTAACAACCCAACACTGGATCATAAGTATAAGCAAGGTCAGTATTGGTGATGAAATGGGTATTTTTTCCTCAGCAATATATAGGTTTATATATGGGTATAGAAGAGGAAGAATCAGAAAGCTGATTTTGgcatggaggagaagagagaataaaGATAGCAtggggggccggccggtggcatagtggttaagttcgcatgctcttcTTTGGCGGCTCATGGTTCGTGAGTTCGGATCATTGGcacggacttacacactgcttgttaagacattctgtggtggtgtcccacatacaaaatagaggaagattggcccagatgctagctcagggccaatattactcaccaaaaaaaaaaaaaaagaaagaataggagagagggaggaggaatagAGACAAGGGGTGATGGAAGGATGCAgatacagaggcacagagagttgataagtgagagggaagaagaagaaaatgagtgaaggaaagataaagtgaagggatagacaggaagagagaaagaggcaaaaagagagaaaagtgacCCAAGAGATAAAGACAGAGATACATGGGGGCAGAGTCTTTCAGGAAGAATTTCTACTTGATTTGGAtcctgagagagaaaatgagatctGGACAGCCCAGAATTTGAGCATTCCAAAACCGTTCAGGTGGTTAAGCCAGGATTTTTGGGAAGGCCTCTTATACTCACAAAATGGCTCCCTCACTGGCTATAAAAATGCACCAAATGCCAACActggtaatatttttttcttgtcccTGTTTAGTCTGGACAACAATCTGGTACAAGGCCTTATCAATAGCAGATTTTGAAGGTTCCGTTGCTGAATGAGTGCATGTGCTTTGTAGGGACAAATGTCTCTCCAAATGGTCACTTAGTCATCTACACTCAGTTCCTAATGTCTGAGTGTAGAGGATTGTTCAAATCATTCCTGACCTCTGAAGCAATATGAGGGAACCTGAAGTTGAGAAGGACACTTTTATTGAAAGGTCACTGAAGGAGAGAAGATGTGGAAGGCTAGGATAAGGGTAAACAAAGTCAATTCTTACATGTTGCTGAATATATGCTATGATCCCAAGCTCATGGAGGTAGAACTTGATTATTCACAGAGGCCACAGCATTTACCTTCCTGCTCTTGGCTTGGAGTTATAGTAAGAGGCTACTGATGGATTGGCAGTTGGCTGCCTGTTAAATCATTCAGCTCATCCTTAAATACAGTATAGGGAATGGACACTGAATTCAGCTGCTGGCTATTGGGACATAAGCTGTTTCTGTGAGAACTAGCCCCTCTCCTGAATTTCCTGTTCAGTTTTCCTTCCTGGTAAACAATGCCCATCTGTTTTTCACCTGCCTGAATGAGAACTCTATCATTAGAATGATGGTTTTCCCTCTGTGTTCATGTTTCCTAGATTGCTGCTCCTGGTTTACCATCCTGATTTTCTAGTATTAATTCCACATCTTTGCCCAAAATATAAAAACCCAGAGTCTAGCAAATGAACTGATATGAATAATTATCTCCCGTGTGCAAAAGATTGTAAATTCTTCTAGTCTCTCTCTGGGCAGATTTGCATTTTGTCTTTAATTGTGGCAGGAGcggaaccaacatttattgagcactatgcATGAAAAGGTACTAGGAGCTttcatatatcatctcatttcatcTCTATAATAAACATAAGGggtgtaaatatttgttgtttaaagaTACTCGTCTTTCTGAGACGCACAATGGTTAAGAAATCTGCTATGACAAAACTGCCATAATCAAACTATTATTATGAGCCAAGTCTATCTTACTCTAAAACCTGTGGCTTTCCCCTAGAGTCTCACACTGTCTCCAAAGAGAACAAGAGAGTTGAAGATGCCTCACTTTTCAGGTAGAACTAGAAAAAGGAGGGGGTTTGAGCCTAATACTTTTAACATTGTGTTTACTGACCAGTCTCAATACATATGTTAGGGTGAGGACAGCTTTCAGGAATTGGGATGAGGTCTGCATAGTTagatttaaaaatgaggaaatttgaAATTTGCTGCTAGTTTGTCTTCTCCTGCTGGATTTTTGCTCCTGGCTACATGCCCTTTGGATGAATAAGAgctttctctgctcctctctgcctTTTCTTATCAAAAGAGAGGGTGATCTTGAGAATTTTGTAGGTGACGTGTTTTAGATTTGTGATTAGTGGCAAATGCTTCTTATGAGATAGTAACCTCGTTTCTCTACTTGTTGCGTAGGAATATCTCTGTGACGCtattgctttgttttgttgtACAGCAGGTGGAAGTTGGGGAAGGACACGTGGATTTTGCTGCATACTGGCACCCAGATGACCAGAGTATTGGGATATACCAAAATCTTTCCAATATTCATATATCGATTCACTATTATtgctttaacaaattaccacaaatgtagtatcttaaaaaaaaaaccccacaaatttattatcctatagttctggaggtcagaagtatgAAATAGGTTGCATTGGgttaaaaccaaaatgttggcattccttctggaggctctagtggaacgtctgtttccttgctttttccagcttccagaggccacTTGCATGCCTTGGCTTGTGTCCCCTTCCTCCATATTCTAAACCAGCAGCATACTATCTCAAAATATCTCTCTGACTGACTCTTCTGCTTTCCTCTTCTACACTTAAGGACagctgtgattacattgggcccacccagataatccaggataatctcattttaaagtcagctgattagaaaccttaattccatctgcaccTTAATTCTGCCTTGTTGTGTACCATATCATATCCACAGGTTCTGGGCATTAGGATGTGAACATCTTTGGGGTCATTATCTTACTTGCCACAAATGACTAGCAGATGTTGTGTTTTAAGATGGCAGGAGCACTCAAGAGGGAGACGACACTTGGAATACAGCTAAAATCTCATTTCTTTTGGCATCTTTTGATAATAGCCCTTATTTTTGTTATGGGATAAGTGTTATTATGTTACCTATGGAAGAAAGTGAGGCTGAATTTGGcaagtatttgaaaagatatgcTTTTTCTGTAATTTAAGATGGCATTGAGTTGTCACTTAGCCTTATATGTGTTGACAGTAGACAATAAACTGCTCATAAATTTGCCTAAAACACTTCCTGGGAGACAGACTGGTCTTCGTTTTCTCAACATGTTATTGGATCCCAGGAAACCCACAACCATCAAGTGGAAGAAGTCTAAATTACATCAAATTGTGCCTTTCTGGGGAAATTGGAACAGCGAAATAAACAAGGGTGTGAGTGGTAGCGTGAGGGAGAAGAGGGTGGAAATGTAGGGGAGACAAAGGTTTTTCAGGGTCTTTATCCCATGTTAACACAGTTATACTTCAACTTAAGATCAATGCGAGTCCATTGAGAGTTTTTAAACAGCTGAAGTTATTTAGGTTTTAAAaaaggcagtttttttttttttttttttccaaatctctCTTTGCTGCAGTAGAGAGAATGGATTCACATAATCCAGAGCTTCTTAAAGACCCTCCACTGAATTGAAATAAggaaaatgtatgtatatttatgagTGTTCTTTAACGAATACAATACCATTCTTTGtatccttttattttgttttttctctagaagggaatttctgcctcttccacctcaattaggattgtcatttgtttcaggagttcctcttatccagttttcagttctctctcaggggccatttttccaagagtagttgtaaattggctctgtccgtgggaggaggtgacttcagagtctgcctacgccgccatcgtGATTTTTCTCCTGCATCATTTTGTTTGAAAAATTCGCCTCCCATCTGAAATTTAACAATGAGTGTTAAGTCAAACCTGCTAAAGGTTGCTGTGCCATGGTTGATGATTTAGAATACTCACCACAGAGCATTCTTGGGGCAACAACATGGCTGATACATCATATTCCATGATCTGGTCCTCAGTGCCACAGATGTAAGAATTCTATTTTGTCAGTGAACCAAGAAAAGCTGGCTCTCATTAACATTCACTCATAGAAATTTTTTCTAATTCCCCTATGTGCCTACATATAATAAACATACGAGAAACAGGTTAAGTTTCTgactttccaaaataaaaaatacgtATTTTTCATATGACTGGTAAAAGTGATTATTTCAGAGTCCTtaatattctcaaccattcttCATTCCCAGCAGAAGAAAGATGAACATCAGGAGAGAGAACCAGAGCAGTGTGCCTGAGTTCCTCCTCTTGGGGCTCCCTATGTCACCAGAACAGCAGGATGTGTTCTTTGCCCTGTTCCTGGGCATGTATCTGACTACAGTGCTGGGGAACCTGCTTATCATTCTGCTCATCAGGCTGGACTCTTGCCTTCACATCCCCATATACTTCTTCCTCAGCCACTTGGCCTTCACTGATGTCTTCTTGTCATCTGTCACCGTCCCTAAGATGCTGATGGACATGCACACTGAGTACAAATCCATCCCCTATGCAGGGTGCATTTCACAGatctattttttcatatttcttactGACCTGGACAGCTTCCTTATTACGTCAATGGCATACGACCGCTATGTTGCCATATGTCACCCTCTTCGCTACACTACCATCATGAGGGAGGAGGTGTGTGCCCTACTAGTGGCTATATCCGGGATCCTGTCCTGTGCCAGCTCCCTTTCCCACACCCTTCTCCTGACCCAGTTATCCTTCTGTGCTGCTAACACTGTCCCCCATTTCTTCTGTGACCTTGGTGCCATGCTCAAGCTGTCCTGCTCCGACATCTTCCTTAATGAGCTGATTATGTTCACAGTAGGGGTGGTAGTCATTACTCTGCCATTCATATGTATCTTGGTATCTTATGGCTACATTGGGGCCACTATTCTGAAAGTCCCTTCAACAAAGGGGATCTGCAAAGCATTGTCCACGTGTGGCTCTCATCTCTCTGTGGTGTCTCTGTATTATGGGGCAATATTTGGACAGTACCTTTTCCCAACATGGAGCAATTTCATTGACAAGGACATCATTGTGGCTCTCATGTACACAGTGGTCACACCCATGTTGAACCCCTTTATCTACAGCCTTAGGAACAGGGACATGAAAGAGGCCCTTGGGAAACTCTTCAGTAGAGCAACGTTTATCTCACAGAGccatcatcttttttttaaatcagaaactcATTTTGGTTGATCTCATGAATTTGATTTTCCATCTGAATATGTCTCAAAACTTTTATGTCCTAAGACCTAAGACAGATGACAGCATGGTGGATGTACTTGGTAAATACTTGTTGACAAGAATTTTGTTCTCTTATTAACAATGCTCTCCTTTGTAAATAACTTTTGATTAGCAGGTGCTAAAGTTACTTATTTCTGCAACTTAGGGGCATAAATAACACAATAATATACAGTTTGGTTATCCCATATTTGAGGAGAGTTTTGGATATCCTTGTATTTTTGGCCCATAATCTCAGGCTTTAACACACCCCAGAATCTAAAGAATTATtatatcaggggccggcccagtggcatagtggttacgttcgtGCGCTCGGCTTCAGTGCCCCGgttttgctggtttggatcctgagtgcagacctacacaatgcttgtgaagccatgctgaggcggcgtcccatataaagtacgtagaaggatgtacaagtatgacatacaactacctactgtggctttggggagaaaaaaggaaaaaaggaggaagattggcaacagatgtcagctcagggccaattttccccccaaaaaaataaaataaaaaaaaagagaatcagcTATATTATTTCACTGCACTCTCGTATGTAGACtaaatggattttctttttgtgtttatgAGTCTACTGAAATAAAAGGATTCAGTACCTGTCACTTAAATAAGAGGAAATGTACTACTCTCTGCTCGTGGTATGTTACAACAACTCTGAAGATGAGGGTCCTGTTGGAGAGCAAGACGTCCCCAGGAAATCCCCCTTGCCAACACTGTGTGGTGGATATTGCTTAGCCCCCATATACGATCATTGATGAAGGCGTGCTTCATGCTAGCCTTTTTTGTAAATATTACCAAATTGTAGTGCACACTACCTGAAAGTGTCATTACTTTCCTATAAATGCCACTCCAGACTCAGCCCTGACTGTCCTTCTTGGACATCCTGCCTTcccaaatgaagaaagaaagcaaagattctcaaactttaacgtgCATAAGAATTTCTGGAGAGCATGCTAACACATGGATTTCTGGAATCTGC encodes the following:
- the LOC131393814 gene encoding olfactory receptor 1J2-like gives rise to the protein MLLDPRKPTTIKWKKSKLHQIVPFWGNWNSEINKGVSGSVREKRVEIRRKMNIRRENQSSVPEFLLLGLPMSPEQQDVFFALFLGMYLTTVLGNLLIILLIRLDSCLHIPIYFFLSHLAFTDVFLSSVTVPKMLMDMHTEYKSIPYAGCISQIYFFIFLTDLDSFLITSMAYDRYVAICHPLRYTTIMREEVCALLVAISGILSCASSLSHTLLLTQLSFCAANTVPHFFCDLGAMLKLSCSDIFLNELIMFTVGVVVITLPFICILVSYGYIGATILKVPSTKGICKALSTCGSHLSVVSLYYGAIFGQYLFPTWSNFIDKDIIVALMYTVVTPMLNPFIYSLRNRDMKEALGKLFSRATFISQSHHLFFKSETHFG